A single region of the Cereibacter sphaeroides 2.4.1 genome encodes:
- a CDS encoding sigma-70 family RNA polymerase sigma factor, producing MTDQTPPRSIIPDVVDLIPALRAYARSLSRNQSDADDLVQETLLKAIANVDKFQPGTRLRAWLFTILRNTFYTRIRVSARERTGAADCVSGEMSVQPSQEWTVRGRELMAAIDRLPPHYREILILVVMLGESYEEAARICDCAIGTVKSRVSRARQLVMNDLEGTGEA from the coding sequence GTGACGGATCAGACCCCACCGCGATCGATCATACCGGATGTGGTCGATCTCATTCCGGCCCTGCGGGCCTATGCGCGCTCGCTCAGCCGCAACCAGTCCGACGCAGACGATCTCGTGCAGGAGACGCTTCTCAAGGCCATCGCCAATGTCGACAAGTTCCAGCCGGGCACGCGGCTCCGCGCCTGGCTCTTCACCATCCTGCGCAACACCTTCTACACCCGCATCCGGGTCTCGGCCCGCGAGCGGACGGGGGCGGCCGACTGCGTCTCGGGCGAGATGTCGGTGCAGCCCTCGCAGGAATGGACGGTGCGGGGGCGCGAGCTGATGGCCGCCATCGACCGGCTGCCGCCGCATTACCGCGAGATCCTCATCCTCGTCGTCATGCTGGGCGAGAGCTATGAAGAGGCCGCCCGGATCTGCGACTGTGCCATCGGCACGGTGAAGAGCCGGGTCAGCCGCGCGCGACAGCTGGTGATGAACGATCTCGAAGGCACCGGAGAGGCCTGA
- the fabD gene encoding ACP S-malonyltransferase: MSRAFVFPGQGAQTIGMGRALAEAYPAARAVFDEVDEALGEKLSALIWDGSIEELTLTQNAQPALMATSMAALAALEVEGLGIATASFVAGHSLGEYSALCAAKSLKLSDTARLLRIRGQAMQEAVPVGVGAMAALLGLDYDTAVEVAHEAAQGEVCQAANDNDPAQVVVSGHKAAVERAVEIAKGRGAKRAILLPVSAPFHCALMQHAASVMSEALAAVVIEAPVCPVVVNVRAEAVSEPDRIRALLVAQVTGAVRWRESVMWMENAGVDEFWEIGAGKALSGMIKRIAKGAATRAIGTPEDVAAAATA, from the coding sequence ATGAGCCGCGCATTCGTGTTCCCCGGGCAGGGCGCTCAGACCATCGGCATGGGCCGCGCGCTCGCCGAAGCCTATCCTGCGGCGCGGGCGGTATTCGACGAGGTGGACGAGGCGCTCGGCGAGAAACTCTCGGCGCTGATCTGGGACGGATCCATCGAGGAGCTCACGCTGACGCAGAACGCGCAGCCCGCGCTGATGGCGACCTCGATGGCGGCCCTCGCGGCGCTCGAGGTCGAAGGCCTGGGCATCGCCACCGCCTCCTTCGTGGCGGGTCACTCGCTCGGCGAATATTCCGCCCTGTGCGCGGCGAAGTCGCTGAAGCTCTCGGATACGGCGCGGCTTCTGCGCATCCGCGGGCAGGCCATGCAGGAGGCGGTGCCGGTGGGCGTGGGCGCGATGGCCGCGCTCCTCGGGCTCGATTACGACACCGCGGTCGAGGTCGCGCACGAGGCGGCGCAGGGCGAAGTGTGCCAGGCCGCCAACGACAACGATCCGGCGCAGGTGGTGGTCTCGGGCCACAAGGCGGCCGTCGAGAGGGCAGTGGAGATCGCCAAGGGCCGCGGCGCCAAGCGGGCCATCCTGCTGCCGGTGAGCGCCCCCTTCCATTGCGCACTGATGCAGCATGCCGCGAGCGTCATGTCCGAAGCTCTCGCCGCGGTGGTGATCGAGGCGCCGGTCTGCCCGGTCGTCGTGAACGTGCGCGCCGAGGCGGTGTCGGAGCCGGACCGGATCCGTGCGCTCCTCGTGGCACAGGTGACGGGGGCCGTCCGCTGGCGCGAGAGCGTGATGTGGATGGAAAATGCGGGCGTGGACGAGTTCTGGGAAATCGGTGCCGGCAAGGCGCTGTCGGGCATGATCAAGCGGATCGCCAAGGGCGCGGCGACCCGGGCCATCGGCACGCCCGAGGATGTGGCGGCTGCCGCCACGGCCTGA
- a CDS encoding DUF1289 domain-containing protein, giving the protein MKDDIWRRDEIESPCVKLCMIHPEERICVGCHRTLEEIAGWSRLTPEARRAVMAELPARAPRLARRRGGHAGRTSG; this is encoded by the coding sequence ATGAAGGACGACATCTGGAGGCGCGACGAGATCGAGAGCCCCTGCGTGAAGCTCTGCATGATCCATCCCGAGGAGCGGATCTGCGTGGGCTGCCATCGGACGCTCGAGGAAATCGCCGGCTGGTCGCGTCTCACGCCCGAGGCACGCCGTGCGGTGATGGCCGAGCTTCCCGCGCGGGCCCCGCGCCTCGCCCGCCGCCGCGGCGGCCACGCGGGCCGCACGTCCGGCTGA
- the ruvX gene encoding Holliday junction resolvase RuvX gives MIHDRIEDFLASLPRTGALAGLDLGTKTVGVAVSDGLRRIATPLLTVRRTKFTEDAAKLKAIAAERRLVGIVLGLPRNMDGSEGPRAQSTRAFARNLVQVLPLPVGFWDERLSTVAAERALLEADTSRKRRAEVIDHVAAGYILQGVLDRLDWLGREGGA, from the coding sequence GTGATCCACGACCGTATCGAGGATTTCCTCGCCAGCCTGCCGCGCACCGGCGCGCTCGCGGGTCTCGATCTCGGCACCAAGACCGTGGGCGTGGCGGTGTCGGACGGGCTCAGGCGGATCGCGACCCCGCTCCTGACCGTGCGGCGCACGAAGTTCACCGAGGATGCGGCCAAGCTCAAGGCCATCGCCGCCGAGCGCCGGCTGGTGGGGATCGTGCTCGGTCTGCCGCGCAACATGGACGGCAGCGAGGGGCCGCGCGCGCAATCGACCCGGGCCTTCGCGCGCAATCTGGTGCAGGTGCTGCCGCTGCCGGTGGGCTTCTGGGACGAGCGTCTGTCGACCGTGGCGGCCGAACGGGCGCTCCTCGAGGCGGATACGTCACGAAAGCGTCGCGCCGAGGTGATCGATCACGTCGCGGCGGGCTATATCCTGCAGGGAGTGCTGGACCGTCTGGACTGGCTCGGCCGCGAGGGGGGCGCATGA
- the ccmI gene encoding c-type cytochrome biogenesis protein CcmI, giving the protein MEMTLFWILAGVIALGVGVILVQALLRGGREAAPAAAYDMQVYRDQLREIERDVARGTMRPEEADRLKAEVSRRLLEADRALKAAGSDARAPGSARIAAAGAMLVLLGGSFATYLDLGAPGYQDMPMSARLAQAETAYRDRPSQADAEARMAGAPRPAAPAPDAQFLELMEKLRAAVANNPDDIRGQELLARNEAALGNYAAAAHAQAKVIDLSQPKVTAEDQAALGELMILAAGGIVSPEAEARLTEALRLDPQNGTARYYSGMLLAQTGRPDMAFRLWRSLLESSRPNDPWVAPLRAQIEQLAWLAGVKYELPPAAAPEGDVPAGPSEEAVRAAEAMTPEARQEMIRGMVEGLNQRLATEGGTAEEWARLIGALGVLGETDRARAIYGEALDRFDGRDTELAAIRAAGAQAGVAE; this is encoded by the coding sequence ATGGAAATGACGCTGTTCTGGATCCTCGCCGGCGTGATCGCGCTCGGCGTCGGCGTGATCCTCGTGCAGGCGCTGCTGCGCGGAGGGCGGGAGGCGGCTCCGGCCGCGGCCTACGACATGCAGGTCTATCGCGACCAGTTGCGCGAGATCGAGCGCGATGTCGCCCGCGGCACGATGCGCCCCGAGGAAGCCGACCGGCTGAAGGCCGAGGTTTCGCGCCGTCTGCTCGAGGCCGACCGCGCGCTGAAGGCGGCCGGCTCGGATGCGCGGGCCCCCGGCTCGGCCCGGATCGCGGCCGCGGGCGCGATGCTGGTCCTGCTCGGCGGGTCATTCGCGACCTACCTCGATCTCGGCGCGCCGGGTTATCAGGACATGCCGATGTCGGCCCGGCTGGCGCAGGCCGAAACGGCCTATCGCGACCGTCCGAGCCAGGCCGACGCCGAGGCGCGGATGGCCGGAGCGCCCCGCCCCGCCGCCCCCGCACCGGACGCCCAGTTTCTCGAGCTGATGGAGAAGCTGCGCGCCGCCGTCGCGAACAACCCCGACGACATCCGGGGGCAGGAGCTTCTCGCGCGCAACGAGGCCGCGCTCGGCAATTATGCGGCCGCGGCGCACGCGCAGGCGAAGGTGATCGATCTGTCGCAGCCGAAGGTCACGGCCGAGGATCAGGCAGCCCTCGGCGAACTCATGATCCTCGCCGCCGGCGGCATCGTCTCGCCCGAGGCCGAGGCCCGTCTGACCGAGGCGCTGCGCCTCGATCCGCAGAACGGCACCGCGCGCTATTATTCGGGGATGCTCCTCGCCCAGACCGGGCGGCCGGACATGGCCTTCCGCCTCTGGCGCTCGCTTCTCGAAAGCTCGCGCCCGAACGACCCCTGGGTCGCGCCGCTCCGGGCACAGATCGAGCAGCTGGCCTGGCTCGCCGGCGTGAAATACGAGCTGCCGCCGGCGGCGGCCCCCGAAGGCGACGTGCCGGCCGGCCCCTCCGAAGAGGCCGTGCGCGCGGCCGAGGCGATGACGCCCGAGGCCCGGCAGGAAATGATCCGCGGCATGGTCGAGGGCCTGAACCAGCGGCTCGCGACCGAAGGCGGCACCGCCGAGGAATGGGCGCGCCTGATCGGCGCCCTGGGCGTGCTGGGCGAGACCGACCGCGCCCGCGCCATCTACGGCGAGGCTCTGGACCGGTTCGACGGGCGCGACACCGAACTGGCCGCGATCCGCGCGGCGGGCGCGCAGGCGGGGGTGGCCGAGTGA
- a CDS encoding sarcosine oxidase subunit beta family protein — translation MKRYSVFAIAREALRHHTGWERAWASPEPKASYDVIVIGAGGHGLATAYYLGKNFGITNVAVIEKGWLGGGNTGRNTTIIRSNYLQDPSAAIYEKARSLYETLSQDLNYNVMFSPRGLLMLAQTHHEVRGYMRTVHANLLQGVETEWIGPEQVKRLVPIMNIHGPRYPVLGALLQKRGGTARHDAVAWGYARACSAMGMDIIQQCEVKGVRSEGGVVTGVETTKGFIGTKKLAIVVAGHSGQVAEMAGFRLPVEAVALQALVSEPVKPCIDVVVMANTVHGYMSQSDKGELVIGGGTDSFNNFTQRGSFHHIEETLRALVETFPIISRLKMLRQWGGIVDMTGDRSPILSKTPLGNCFINCGWGTGGFKAIPGSGWAMAELVAKGEPGALAADFGMDRFREGRFIDESVAAGVAH, via the coding sequence ATGAAACGCTATTCGGTCTTCGCCATCGCCCGCGAGGCGCTGCGCCATCATACGGGGTGGGAGCGCGCCTGGGCCTCGCCCGAACCCAAGGCGTCCTATGACGTGATCGTGATCGGCGCCGGCGGCCACGGCCTCGCCACGGCCTATTACCTCGGGAAGAATTTCGGGATCACCAATGTTGCGGTGATCGAGAAGGGCTGGCTCGGCGGCGGCAATACCGGGCGGAACACGACGATCATCCGCTCGAACTACCTGCAGGATCCGTCGGCCGCCATCTACGAGAAGGCGCGCAGTCTCTACGAGACCCTGAGCCAGGATCTGAACTACAACGTGATGTTCAGCCCGCGCGGGCTCCTCATGCTGGCGCAGACCCATCACGAGGTGCGCGGCTACATGCGCACGGTGCATGCCAACCTTCTGCAGGGCGTCGAGACCGAATGGATCGGCCCCGAGCAGGTCAAGCGTCTGGTCCCGATCATGAACATCCACGGGCCGCGCTATCCGGTGCTGGGGGCGCTCCTCCAGAAGCGGGGCGGCACGGCGCGCCACGATGCGGTGGCCTGGGGCTATGCGCGGGCCTGTTCGGCGATGGGCATGGACATCATCCAGCAGTGCGAGGTGAAGGGCGTCCGCTCCGAAGGCGGCGTCGTCACCGGGGTCGAGACGACGAAGGGCTTCATCGGCACGAAGAAGCTCGCCATCGTGGTGGCGGGACATTCGGGGCAGGTGGCCGAGATGGCGGGCTTCCGGCTGCCGGTCGAGGCGGTGGCGCTGCAGGCGCTGGTCTCCGAGCCGGTCAAACCCTGCATCGACGTGGTGGTGATGGCCAACACGGTGCACGGCTACATGAGCCAGTCCGACAAGGGCGAGCTGGTGATCGGCGGCGGCACCGACAGTTTCAACAACTTCACCCAGCGCGGCAGCTTCCATCATATCGAGGAGACGCTGCGCGCGCTGGTGGAGACCTTCCCGATCATCTCGCGCCTCAAGATGCTGCGGCAGTGGGGCGGGATCGTGGACATGACCGGCGACCGCTCGCCGATCCTCTCGAAGACGCCGCTGGGGAACTGCTTCATCAACTGCGGCTGGGGCACGGGGGGCTTCAAGGCCATCCCCGGCTCCGGCTGGGCAATGGCGGAGCTGGTGGCCAAGGGCGAACCGGGCGCGCTTGCCGCGGATTTCGGCATGGACCGTTTCCGCGAGGGCCGTTTCATCGACGAATCGGTCGCGGCGGGGGTCGCGCACTGA